One window of Ziziphus jujuba cultivar Dongzao chromosome 5, ASM3175591v1 genomic DNA carries:
- the LOC107420002 gene encoding bZIP transcription factor 23 isoform X2, which produces MGTNNINFKSFVNDPPTDGGGAGRPPGNDQLMRQPSIYSLTFDELQNTMGGLGKDFGSMNMDELLKNIWSAEETQTMVSAAATTGGQDRGIGGTQPLQRQGSLTLPRTLSQKTVDEVWKDIFKDGSGAAGANMPQRQHTLGEMTLEEFLVRAGVVREDAQLAGKPPTDEGSIFFGDLPRVNNNTTGLGINFQQTGRPGAGLMNNRISENNNNNNNQIAVQATNLPLNVNGVRSNQQQNQQKHHQQQIFPKQPTAAYPSQMPMANSAQLGSPAMRNGIMGISDQGLNTGLVQGSALPGGGIGVVGLGAGPVSMAAVSPANQLSSDGVKSNGDTSSVSPVPYVFNGGLRGRKCSGAVEKVVERRQRRMIKNRESAARSRARKQAYTMELEAEVAKLKEENQELKKKQAEMLEMQKNQAMEMMNVQRGVKKRCLRRTQTGPW; this is translated from the exons ATGGGGACCAACAACATAAACTTCAAGAGTTTCGTGAACGACCCTCCAACTGACGGAGGCGGCGCCGGAAGACCTCCAGGAAACGATCAACTGATGAGACAGCCGTCGATCTACTCGCTGACTTTCGACGAGTTACAGAACACCATGGGTGGCCTAGGCAAGGACTTCGGCTCCATGAACATGGACGAGCTTCTCAAGAACATTTGGAGCGCCGAAGAGACCCAGACCATGGTATCCGCCGCAGCGACTACTGGTGGACAAGACAGGGGGATTGGTGGTACGCAGCCGCTACAGAGGCAGGGATCGTTGACGCTGCCGAGGACCTTGAGTCAAAAGACGGTGGATGAGGTATGGAAGGACATATTCAAAGATGGGAGTGGCGCTGCCGGAGCTAATATGCCGCAGAGACAGCACACTCTGGGAGAGATGACTTTGGAAGAGTTCTTGGTCAGAGCTGGGGTTGTCAGAGAAGATGCGCAATTGGCCGGAAAGCCACCAACCGATGAGGGTAGCATCTTTTTCGGCGATTTGCCACgtgttaataataataccaCAGGTTTAGGAATCAATTTTCAGCAGACGGGACGGCCTGGTGCAGGATTGATGAACAATCGGATTtcggaaaataataataacaacaacaatcagATTGCAGTTCAAGCAACCAATCTGCCATTGAATGTTAATGGTGTCAGATCGAACCAGCAACAGAACCAGCAAAAGCACCATCAACAGCAAATCTTCCCCAAGCAGCCTACCGCTGCTTATCCATCTCAGATGCCTATGGCAAATAGTGCTCAGCTGGGTAGTCCAGCAATGAGGAATGGAATTATGGGGATCTCGGATCAGGGTCTGAATACTGGTTTGGTTCAGGGTTCTGCTCTGCCAGGTGGAGGGATTGGAGTGGTCGGATTAGGCGCCGGGCCTGTCAGTATGGCGGCTGTTTCACCTGCTAACCAGTTGTCTTCTGATGGGGTGAAGAGCAACGGTGATACTTCCTCGGTTTCACCCGTACCTTATGTGTTTAATGGTGGTTTGAGGGGGAGGAAATGCAGTGGAGCTGTGGAGAAGGTTGTGGAAAGGAGACAGAGAAGAATGATTAAAAATAGGGAGTCAGCTGCCAGATCGCGAGCACGAAAGCAG GCATACACTATGGAGTTGGAAGCAGAGGTTGCAAAGTTGAAAGAAGAGAACCAGGAATTGAAGAAAAAGCAG GCAGAAATGCTAGAAATGCAGAAGAATCAG GCAATGGAGATGATGAATGTGCAGCGGGGAGTAAAGAAACGGTGCTTGAGACGAACGCAGACTGGTCCATGGTGA
- the LOC107420002 gene encoding bZIP transcription factor 23 isoform X1, with the protein MGTNNINFKSFVNDPPTDGGGAGRPPGNDQLMRQPSIYSLTFDELQNTMGGLGKDFGSMNMDELLKNIWSAEETQTMVSAAATTGGQDRGIGGTQPLQRQGSLTLPRTLSQKTVDEVWKDIFKDGSGAAGANMPQRQHTLGEMTLEEFLVRAGVVREDAQLAGKPPTDEGSIFFGDLPRVNNNTTGLGINFQQTGRPGAGLMNNRISENNNNNNNQIAVQATNLPLNVNGVRSNQQQNQQKHHQQQIFPKQPTAAYPSQMPMANSAQLGSPAMRNGIMGISDQGLNTGLVQGSALPGGGIGVVGLGAGPVSMAAVSPANQLSSDGVKSNGDTSSVSPVPYVFNGGLRGRKCSGAVEKVVERRQRRMIKNRESAARSRARKQAYTMELEAEVAKLKEENQELKKKQAEMLEMQKNQLILHPDSVQFNHVQFLMLAILSRFYFPYGNGDDECAAGSKETVLETNADWSMVKH; encoded by the exons ATGGGGACCAACAACATAAACTTCAAGAGTTTCGTGAACGACCCTCCAACTGACGGAGGCGGCGCCGGAAGACCTCCAGGAAACGATCAACTGATGAGACAGCCGTCGATCTACTCGCTGACTTTCGACGAGTTACAGAACACCATGGGTGGCCTAGGCAAGGACTTCGGCTCCATGAACATGGACGAGCTTCTCAAGAACATTTGGAGCGCCGAAGAGACCCAGACCATGGTATCCGCCGCAGCGACTACTGGTGGACAAGACAGGGGGATTGGTGGTACGCAGCCGCTACAGAGGCAGGGATCGTTGACGCTGCCGAGGACCTTGAGTCAAAAGACGGTGGATGAGGTATGGAAGGACATATTCAAAGATGGGAGTGGCGCTGCCGGAGCTAATATGCCGCAGAGACAGCACACTCTGGGAGAGATGACTTTGGAAGAGTTCTTGGTCAGAGCTGGGGTTGTCAGAGAAGATGCGCAATTGGCCGGAAAGCCACCAACCGATGAGGGTAGCATCTTTTTCGGCGATTTGCCACgtgttaataataataccaCAGGTTTAGGAATCAATTTTCAGCAGACGGGACGGCCTGGTGCAGGATTGATGAACAATCGGATTtcggaaaataataataacaacaacaatcagATTGCAGTTCAAGCAACCAATCTGCCATTGAATGTTAATGGTGTCAGATCGAACCAGCAACAGAACCAGCAAAAGCACCATCAACAGCAAATCTTCCCCAAGCAGCCTACCGCTGCTTATCCATCTCAGATGCCTATGGCAAATAGTGCTCAGCTGGGTAGTCCAGCAATGAGGAATGGAATTATGGGGATCTCGGATCAGGGTCTGAATACTGGTTTGGTTCAGGGTTCTGCTCTGCCAGGTGGAGGGATTGGAGTGGTCGGATTAGGCGCCGGGCCTGTCAGTATGGCGGCTGTTTCACCTGCTAACCAGTTGTCTTCTGATGGGGTGAAGAGCAACGGTGATACTTCCTCGGTTTCACCCGTACCTTATGTGTTTAATGGTGGTTTGAGGGGGAGGAAATGCAGTGGAGCTGTGGAGAAGGTTGTGGAAAGGAGACAGAGAAGAATGATTAAAAATAGGGAGTCAGCTGCCAGATCGCGAGCACGAAAGCAG GCATACACTATGGAGTTGGAAGCAGAGGTTGCAAAGTTGAAAGAAGAGAACCAGGAATTGAAGAAAAAGCAG GCAGAAATGCTAGAAATGCAGAAGAATCAG CTAATATTGCATCCAGATTCAGTTCAATTCAACCATGTCCAATTCTTAATGCTCGCTATCTTAAGCAGATTCTATTTTCCTTATG GCAATGGAGATGATGAATGTGCAGCGGGGAGTAAAGAAACGGTGCTTGAGACGAACGCAGACTGGTCCATGGTGAAGCATTAA
- the LOC107420002 gene encoding bZIP transcription factor 23 isoform X3 codes for MGTNNINFKSFVNDPPTDGGGAGRPPGNDQLMRQPSIYSLTFDELQNTMGGLGKDFGSMNMDELLKNIWSAEETQTMVSAAATTGGQDRGIGGTQPLQRQGSLTLPRTLSQKTVDEVWKDIFKDGSGAAGANMPQRQHTLGEMTLEEFLVRAGVVREDAQLAGKPPTDEGSIFFGDLPRVNNNTTGLGINFQQTGRPGAGLMNNRISENNNNNNNQIAVQATNLPLNVNGVRSNQQQNQQKHHQQQIFPKQPTAAYPSQMPMANSAQLGSPAMRNGIMGISDQGLNTGLVQGSALPGGGIGVVGLGAGPVSMAAVSPANQLSSDGVKSNGDTSSVSPVPYVFNGGLRGRKCSGAVEKVVERRQRRMIKNRESAARSRARKQAYTMELEAEVAKLKEENQELKKKQAEMLEMQKNQIQFNSTMSNS; via the exons ATGGGGACCAACAACATAAACTTCAAGAGTTTCGTGAACGACCCTCCAACTGACGGAGGCGGCGCCGGAAGACCTCCAGGAAACGATCAACTGATGAGACAGCCGTCGATCTACTCGCTGACTTTCGACGAGTTACAGAACACCATGGGTGGCCTAGGCAAGGACTTCGGCTCCATGAACATGGACGAGCTTCTCAAGAACATTTGGAGCGCCGAAGAGACCCAGACCATGGTATCCGCCGCAGCGACTACTGGTGGACAAGACAGGGGGATTGGTGGTACGCAGCCGCTACAGAGGCAGGGATCGTTGACGCTGCCGAGGACCTTGAGTCAAAAGACGGTGGATGAGGTATGGAAGGACATATTCAAAGATGGGAGTGGCGCTGCCGGAGCTAATATGCCGCAGAGACAGCACACTCTGGGAGAGATGACTTTGGAAGAGTTCTTGGTCAGAGCTGGGGTTGTCAGAGAAGATGCGCAATTGGCCGGAAAGCCACCAACCGATGAGGGTAGCATCTTTTTCGGCGATTTGCCACgtgttaataataataccaCAGGTTTAGGAATCAATTTTCAGCAGACGGGACGGCCTGGTGCAGGATTGATGAACAATCGGATTtcggaaaataataataacaacaacaatcagATTGCAGTTCAAGCAACCAATCTGCCATTGAATGTTAATGGTGTCAGATCGAACCAGCAACAGAACCAGCAAAAGCACCATCAACAGCAAATCTTCCCCAAGCAGCCTACCGCTGCTTATCCATCTCAGATGCCTATGGCAAATAGTGCTCAGCTGGGTAGTCCAGCAATGAGGAATGGAATTATGGGGATCTCGGATCAGGGTCTGAATACTGGTTTGGTTCAGGGTTCTGCTCTGCCAGGTGGAGGGATTGGAGTGGTCGGATTAGGCGCCGGGCCTGTCAGTATGGCGGCTGTTTCACCTGCTAACCAGTTGTCTTCTGATGGGGTGAAGAGCAACGGTGATACTTCCTCGGTTTCACCCGTACCTTATGTGTTTAATGGTGGTTTGAGGGGGAGGAAATGCAGTGGAGCTGTGGAGAAGGTTGTGGAAAGGAGACAGAGAAGAATGATTAAAAATAGGGAGTCAGCTGCCAGATCGCGAGCACGAAAGCAG GCATACACTATGGAGTTGGAAGCAGAGGTTGCAAAGTTGAAAGAAGAGAACCAGGAATTGAAGAAAAAGCAG GCAGAAATGCTAGAAATGCAGAAGAATCAG ATTCAGTTCAATTCAACCATGTCCAATTCTTAA